In Nitrospira sp., a single genomic region encodes these proteins:
- a CDS encoding methyltransferase domain-containing protein has protein sequence MRHEAVKAYVLPANGSEFELKQVDEKVGDEIKEGCLIDHSSNRLVPIRNFIPRFVDDSSYRMKFGWQWESFRQLQIDRVNGTTISATRFYNGTGWSAGELKGQRILEVGCGAGRFTQVMLDAGAEVWSLDYSNVVDACWANHGPHPRLNVVQGDVYAMPFRKFSFDKVFCFGVLQYTPDVKRAFMSLIDFLKPGGKLAVDVYRKDKWPSRWTSKYLWRPVTKRMPEDLLFRFVKWYMPWWLPLDNKLDQIPFLWRFASYVRGIVPCWNYTGALPLSEQQIMDWAILDTFNSLSPKYDQPQTIGDIQSWFEEVKLSDIEVRYGSNGIVGSARRCA, from the coding sequence ATGCGGCATGAAGCTGTGAAGGCCTATGTCCTGCCTGCGAATGGAAGTGAATTTGAACTGAAACAGGTGGATGAAAAGGTCGGCGACGAAATCAAAGAGGGGTGCCTCATTGACCATTCGTCGAATCGCCTTGTTCCGATTCGAAACTTCATTCCGAGATTTGTGGACGACAGTTCATACCGGATGAAATTCGGCTGGCAATGGGAGAGCTTTCGGCAGTTGCAAATAGATCGCGTCAATGGGACGACTATCTCCGCTACGAGATTCTACAATGGCACCGGTTGGTCTGCAGGGGAGTTGAAGGGGCAACGAATTTTGGAGGTGGGGTGCGGAGCCGGTCGGTTCACTCAAGTTATGCTTGATGCCGGAGCAGAAGTCTGGTCTCTGGACTATAGCAATGTCGTCGATGCATGTTGGGCCAACCATGGACCGCACCCCCGCCTGAACGTCGTTCAAGGGGATGTCTATGCGATGCCGTTCAGAAAATTCTCCTTTGATAAGGTATTTTGCTTTGGAGTCCTCCAATACACGCCTGATGTGAAGCGGGCCTTCATGAGTTTGATCGATTTTCTCAAGCCCGGGGGGAAGCTGGCGGTAGACGTGTATCGAAAGGACAAATGGCCCAGTCGATGGACCAGCAAATATCTGTGGCGACCGGTGACGAAACGGATGCCGGAGGATCTCTTATTCCGGTTCGTGAAATGGTACATGCCGTGGTGGCTGCCTTTAGATAACAAGCTCGATCAGATACCGTTCCTCTGGCGATTTGCGAGCTATGTGCGCGGAATCGTGCCCTGTTGGAATTATACCGGAGCGTTGCCGCTGTCAGAGCAACAAATCATGGACTGGGCCATTCTCGACACGTTCAATTCCTTATCGCCGAAGTACGACCAGCCCCAAACGATTGGTGACATCCAGTCGTGGTTCGAAGAGGTCAAGCTGTCGGATATCGAAGTCCGATATGGTTCGAACGGCATTGTGGGCTCCGCACGTAGATGCGCCTAA
- a CDS encoding ABC transporter permease, producing MILSQTKVPDAMDASVDGMGPWTVEIRPQRGLVSLDFAELWEYRELLYFFVWRDLKVRYKQTLIGAGWAIFQPAMTMVIFTIVFGKLAKIPSDGLPYAVFAYTGLLPWTYFSQALGRSGTGLVSNAHLITKVYFPRLVVPLSDVITPAVDFLFAFLLLLGMIGWFGVTPSWGLLALPLFLVMAMVTALAVGLWLAPLNVRYRDIGHTIPFLTQFWMFASPVVYPVSLVPESWRLIYSLNPMVGVIEGFRWGLLGKENPDFSVMFISVVVVLLVFVGGLVFFKRMERNFADII from the coding sequence GTGATCCTCAGCCAAACGAAAGTCCCTGACGCGATGGACGCGAGTGTGGATGGGATGGGACCGTGGACGGTCGAAATCCGCCCACAACGCGGGCTTGTCAGTCTCGATTTCGCGGAATTGTGGGAATACCGCGAGCTGTTGTATTTTTTCGTCTGGCGCGACCTCAAAGTGCGCTATAAGCAGACGCTCATCGGGGCGGGATGGGCGATCTTTCAGCCGGCCATGACAATGGTGATATTTACGATAGTCTTCGGAAAATTGGCGAAGATTCCTTCTGACGGTTTGCCCTACGCGGTGTTTGCCTACACCGGGCTGTTGCCGTGGACCTACTTCAGTCAGGCCCTAGGGCGGAGCGGGACCGGTCTTGTCAGTAATGCCCACTTGATTACGAAGGTGTACTTCCCCCGCCTGGTCGTTCCGCTATCGGATGTAATCACGCCTGCCGTGGATTTCCTGTTTGCATTCTTGCTTCTCCTTGGAATGATCGGCTGGTTTGGAGTAACGCCAAGCTGGGGACTGTTGGCCTTGCCGCTATTCCTCGTCATGGCCATGGTCACGGCGTTGGCGGTAGGGCTCTGGCTGGCCCCCCTGAATGTGCGCTACCGAGATATCGGTCACACGATTCCATTCCTGACTCAGTTTTGGATGTTCGCATCGCCCGTCGTATATCCTGTGAGCCTGGTTCCTGAGTCCTGGCGACTGATCTATAGCCTGAATCCCATGGTCGGGGTAATCGAGGGATTTCGGTGGGGGCTGCTGGGCAAAGAGAATCCGGATTTCTCCGTGATGTTCATCAGCGTAGTGGTGGTGCTTTTGGTTTTCGTAGGCGGGCTGGTATTTTTTAAACGAATGGAACGGAATTTCGCCGACATCATATAG
- a CDS encoding FkbM family methyltransferase — MNKFKREGACGVGRAISVRLFGKALMSPLQQYLRTPKFVVEPLPNTRRLGTDYGGWDFVEDERFYGGTVISCGLGEDASFDVEFASRYNATVIVVDPTVRAIKHFDEIMTRIGMGRERSYVKGGNQPVNSYDLSKLDRHNLHLVPKAIWTHNNTVEFFAPPDPSCVSHSIVDLQNNYSRQGPSCDVECITIDKLLQTFSLKSHPVLLKLDVEGAQRDVIRDMISKGIYPSQILVEFEELQAPSLRGKRNFEEIDRLLRKKDYRLRVFSPPANFAYTRTV; from the coding sequence ATGAATAAGTTCAAACGCGAAGGGGCGTGCGGTGTAGGGCGGGCCATCTCGGTCCGTCTCTTCGGGAAAGCTCTCATGAGCCCGCTCCAACAGTACTTGCGCACTCCTAAGTTTGTCGTCGAACCGCTTCCGAATACCCGAAGACTAGGAACTGACTATGGAGGTTGGGACTTTGTGGAGGATGAAAGATTCTATGGTGGAACAGTGATCAGTTGCGGGCTGGGTGAAGATGCGAGCTTCGATGTCGAGTTTGCATCAAGGTACAACGCAACAGTAATTGTTGTAGACCCGACTGTTCGGGCCATCAAGCATTTTGACGAAATCATGACGCGGATCGGCATGGGCAGAGAGAGGAGTTATGTTAAAGGCGGGAACCAGCCCGTCAATTCGTATGACTTATCCAAGCTCGACAGGCATAATCTTCACCTCGTTCCCAAGGCGATCTGGACTCACAACAATACTGTCGAGTTTTTTGCTCCTCCGGATCCGAGCTGCGTGAGTCATAGTATCGTCGACCTCCAGAACAACTACTCGAGGCAGGGTCCGTCCTGCGACGTTGAATGCATTACGATCGACAAGCTGCTGCAAACATTCTCTTTGAAGTCGCATCCGGTATTGCTGAAGCTGGATGTCGAAGGCGCCCAGAGGGATGTGATCAGAGATATGATCAGCAAGGGAATCTATCCTTCCCAGATTCTAGTCGAATTCGAAGAGCTGCAAGCGCCCTCGCTCCGGGGAAAAAGAAACTTTGAAGAAATCGATCGTTTGCTGCGGAAAAAAGATTACCGGTTGAGGGTCTTTAGTCCTCCAGCGAATTTTGCCTATACAAGGACAGTCTAG
- a CDS encoding glycosyltransferase yields the protein MRFLILDTDYPAFTAWLYAENPGLEGKPFDEQLGVHTEACFGMAGFCAKHLRALGHDAQDLHVNNEIMQKRWAQEHGVNIGLDWEFRLRRGIVPWISHSDPRRWFYTILAAQIRWYRPDVILNLAMDGISSVFLKEMKPHTGLLAGQIAAYLPTGENWSVYDLVISSLPNFVEYFRGIGVRSEFNRLAFEPSVLHTLKHQKKNILVSFVGSFTSSHSKRDQLLERLCVTLPTNVWGVGIERLPQDSSIRSCYLGAVWGINMFRILAGSKIVINYHSDVAQSYANNMRLYEATGTGALLVTDWKENLHEMFQLEKEVVAYRGLDECVEKVRYYLEHDDEREAIALSGQRKTLQTHTYFQRMQDLSEIISKYL from the coding sequence ATGCGTTTCCTCATTCTAGATACCGATTATCCTGCGTTTACCGCCTGGCTTTACGCCGAGAATCCCGGGCTGGAAGGCAAGCCCTTCGACGAGCAGCTGGGCGTTCATACAGAGGCATGCTTTGGCATGGCGGGATTTTGCGCCAAACACCTACGCGCGCTTGGTCATGATGCTCAGGATCTGCACGTGAACAATGAGATCATGCAGAAGCGGTGGGCGCAGGAGCATGGAGTCAATATCGGGTTGGATTGGGAATTTCGATTACGTCGGGGGATCGTACCCTGGATTTCACACAGCGACCCGCGTCGGTGGTTTTATACCATCCTGGCTGCTCAGATCAGATGGTACAGACCCGACGTCATTCTGAACCTGGCCATGGACGGAATTAGCAGTGTCTTCCTCAAGGAAATGAAACCCCATACGGGGCTCTTGGCGGGACAAATTGCGGCCTACCTACCGACCGGAGAGAACTGGAGCGTCTACGATCTCGTGATTTCCTCCCTGCCGAACTTTGTGGAGTATTTTCGTGGCATCGGAGTTCGCAGCGAATTTAATCGGTTGGCGTTTGAGCCGTCGGTCTTGCACACGCTCAAACATCAAAAGAAAAACATTCTTGTTTCCTTTGTCGGCAGTTTCACAAGTTCGCATTCCAAGCGGGATCAGTTGCTGGAGCGACTGTGCGTGACACTTCCCACCAACGTGTGGGGAGTCGGAATTGAACGCTTGCCACAGGATTCGTCGATTCGTTCTTGTTACCTGGGGGCTGTCTGGGGTATCAATATGTTCAGGATCCTCGCCGGTTCAAAGATCGTCATCAACTATCATAGTGATGTCGCGCAGTCTTACGCGAATAACATGCGCCTGTATGAAGCGACCGGTACGGGGGCCCTGCTAGTTACTGACTGGAAGGAGAATCTCCACGAGATGTTTCAGCTGGAGAAAGAAGTCGTAGCGTATCGAGGCCTTGATGAATGCGTTGAGAAGGTACGATATTACCTTGAACATGACGACGAGCGAGAAGCGATCGCACTCTCAGGACAGCGCAAAACGTTGCAGACACATACGTATTTTCAGCGAATGCAAGACCTGAGCGAGATAATTTCCAAGTACCTGTAG
- a CDS encoding DCC1-like thiol-disulfide oxidoreductase family protein, translating to MNPDGDLWMGMKRIRLPLVMMCVALGLWIVFADLVVPSVIESAHRGQSFPVFNGLIKGHATHSVDEYLRDWDQLAWRTTVASTVFGLLGLLVFMMATSPTFFRKFVGEATPGTLGAIRAWTCGILLLWTVIEDLPSIAWLPVEGRNPVGVMGWLYALPIGFDKLVASEAGLHVFQFLTELLLFLGMIGYRTRLVIPLGAVCFALLGGILRDYSFNWHQGWVPLYLITILSFTPCGDGWSVDRLLRVVRGQPVPDPKRAVPVYGWARYTCWVAIAVTYWETGLCKLRGGGLSWGSADGLRATFYEDTLLPREYPWSWSLSLIQAPDALFVFLGLFVLVFESFWIAVLFSKTVRRYWPILTATFHTGVLFLQKILFIDLILLQALFYDFTGIRKTIARRLETVSGPIQILFDGHCPLCNRTVRVLGFFDLFTRLEFIDFRRLDLAEYNRRHQLALTIEDLDREMYVISRGQVYVGYYGYRVLSRALPAFWLLSPLLYIPGVSWFGERVYGYIARHRLALLHCDTHCPTVPSGTTDLRTTFQVSEGPQAFRYAWLISVFCVVMAVSYFYRVEFYPVMTSWHLYASLNYSGEISYFKAVGRQASGAVIPVRVGDSVGALRYDGRDTPLLKKCFSGHLDEKGASLAKDLETCQKFLILSGAIYNKNSPSDRKISQLELQEWVWNFRSNPSDPEHGEVRSRVVVEIEPVSAAAKQET from the coding sequence ATGAACCCCGACGGTGATCTGTGGATGGGCATGAAACGCATCCGGTTGCCCCTAGTGATGATGTGTGTAGCATTGGGACTCTGGATCGTTTTCGCCGATCTGGTCGTGCCCTCGGTGATCGAGAGCGCGCACCGGGGCCAAAGTTTTCCGGTCTTCAATGGTCTTATCAAGGGGCATGCAACCCATTCAGTGGATGAATATCTGCGGGATTGGGATCAACTTGCCTGGCGTACGACGGTGGCCTCCACCGTCTTCGGGCTACTTGGTCTGCTGGTATTCATGATGGCAACCAGTCCGACATTCTTCCGCAAGTTCGTGGGAGAAGCGACACCCGGGACACTCGGCGCGATCAGGGCGTGGACATGTGGAATTCTCTTGCTCTGGACAGTGATAGAAGATCTCCCCAGCATTGCATGGCTTCCCGTCGAAGGGCGAAATCCGGTGGGGGTGATGGGCTGGCTGTACGCCCTTCCGATCGGTTTCGACAAACTGGTCGCGAGTGAAGCAGGACTGCATGTGTTTCAGTTTCTGACGGAACTGCTCTTGTTCTTGGGGATGATCGGTTATAGGACAAGACTGGTCATTCCGCTCGGCGCGGTCTGTTTCGCCCTATTGGGCGGTATCCTGCGTGATTATAGCTTCAACTGGCACCAGGGATGGGTCCCGCTCTATCTGATCACGATCCTTTCCTTCACTCCTTGCGGTGATGGGTGGTCGGTGGATCGGCTCCTGAGAGTCGTCCGTGGACAGCCAGTCCCTGATCCCAAACGTGCCGTGCCCGTGTATGGATGGGCCCGATATACTTGTTGGGTGGCGATCGCGGTGACGTATTGGGAAACCGGGCTCTGCAAGCTCCGTGGTGGTGGACTGTCCTGGGGCAGCGCGGATGGCTTAAGGGCGACCTTTTATGAAGACACCCTTCTCCCCAGGGAATACCCTTGGTCCTGGTCCCTCTCCCTGATTCAGGCCCCTGATGCGTTGTTTGTTTTTCTGGGACTGTTCGTTCTGGTTTTCGAGTCCTTCTGGATTGCGGTGTTGTTTTCTAAGACCGTTCGCAGGTACTGGCCTATCTTGACGGCGACCTTTCATACAGGAGTATTGTTCTTACAAAAGATCCTCTTCATCGATCTCATACTCCTGCAGGCGCTCTTCTACGATTTCACCGGAATCCGGAAAACGATCGCACGGCGCCTGGAGACCGTTTCCGGCCCGATACAAATTCTCTTCGACGGACACTGCCCTCTCTGCAATCGGACAGTCCGAGTCCTGGGATTTTTCGACCTGTTCACCCGGCTTGAATTTATCGACTTTCGTCGGTTGGACCTCGCCGAGTACAACCGACGACATCAATTAGCCCTGACGATCGAAGATCTCGATAGAGAGATGTATGTCATCAGCCGGGGGCAGGTGTATGTCGGGTATTATGGCTACCGTGTTTTGTCACGGGCATTGCCTGCGTTTTGGCTGCTGAGCCCCTTGCTCTATATCCCTGGAGTCTCGTGGTTTGGCGAGCGGGTCTATGGCTATATCGCGCGCCATCGGCTCGCTCTGCTCCATTGCGATACGCACTGTCCGACCGTGCCTTCAGGAACCACCGACCTCCGGACCACGTTCCAAGTCAGTGAAGGGCCACAGGCGTTCCGCTACGCCTGGCTCATCTCTGTCTTCTGCGTCGTCATGGCTGTCTCCTATTTCTACAGGGTCGAGTTTTACCCTGTGATGACCTCATGGCACCTGTATGCATCCTTAAACTACTCAGGGGAGATCAGCTATTTTAAGGCGGTCGGGCGGCAGGCCTCCGGGGCGGTTATTCCTGTCCGCGTAGGAGACTCCGTTGGCGCGCTCCGCTACGACGGTCGGGACACCCCTCTCCTCAAAAAATGCTTCAGTGGCCACCTCGATGAGAAAGGTGCTTCGCTGGCGAAAGACCTCGAAACCTGCCAAAAGTTCCTCATTCTGAGCGGCGCAATTTACAACAAGAATTCTCCCTCTGATCGGAAAATTAGTCAATTAGAGCTTCAAGAATGGGTCTGGAACTTCCGTTCCAACCCATCCGATCCTGAGCATGGAGAAGTAAGGAGCCGCGTGGTCGTTGAGATTGAGCCGGTTTCGGCCGCCGCGAAGCAGGAGACATGA
- a CDS encoding TIGR03013 family PEP-CTERM/XrtA system glycosyltransferase codes for MLIDDRAPKAIFRVPGAKRRILILGTGQLAKGLSQILLSRRKMFTDVVGMLAKDNGQMVDSQSEVVGTMEQLIDVVERHRVDTIAVCLEDRRAVLPLKELLDLKGMGIDVFDGHHLYEEESGRIPIDELKPSAIIFSTGFRAGFVVKTVKRLIDICVSFVGLTVLFPVVVLIGAVIRLDSPGPVFYRQVRVGLRAQPYMIWKFRSMFLDAEKGGARWTTEKDPRVSRVGRYLRKWRLDEIPQLINVLKGEMSLVGPRPERPVFVQELRAVIPYYDIRHAVRPGITGWAQTQFRYGASVEDSHVKLQYDLYYVKHLSMRLDTRILLETVRVILLGEGAR; via the coding sequence GTGCTCATCGATGATCGAGCCCCGAAGGCCATTTTTCGCGTCCCGGGAGCGAAGCGCCGAATTCTAATTCTTGGGACAGGACAATTGGCCAAAGGCTTGTCGCAGATCCTACTTTCGCGACGAAAGATGTTCACCGATGTCGTGGGAATGCTTGCCAAAGACAACGGGCAGATGGTCGATAGCCAGAGCGAGGTGGTCGGGACGATGGAACAGCTGATCGACGTAGTCGAACGCCATCGTGTCGACACTATCGCTGTGTGCCTCGAAGATCGGAGGGCAGTTCTGCCCTTGAAGGAACTACTGGATTTGAAGGGGATGGGGATCGATGTGTTCGACGGGCATCATCTCTATGAAGAGGAATCAGGCCGGATTCCGATCGACGAGCTGAAGCCGAGCGCCATCATCTTCTCCACCGGGTTTCGAGCCGGGTTCGTTGTTAAGACCGTCAAGCGACTCATCGACATTTGCGTTTCATTCGTCGGGCTCACTGTGCTTTTCCCTGTTGTGGTGTTGATCGGGGCTGTGATCCGACTGGATTCTCCCGGCCCGGTCTTTTATCGGCAAGTGAGAGTAGGATTGCGCGCGCAGCCGTATATGATTTGGAAGTTCCGCTCGATGTTTCTCGACGCCGAGAAGGGCGGCGCCAGGTGGACGACCGAAAAGGATCCTCGCGTGTCACGGGTTGGCCGGTATTTAAGGAAATGGAGACTTGACGAGATTCCGCAGCTCATCAATGTGCTGAAAGGTGAGATGAGCCTTGTCGGTCCTCGGCCCGAGCGCCCCGTTTTTGTCCAGGAACTCAGGGCAGTGATTCCGTACTATGATATTCGGCATGCCGTCAGGCCCGGAATCACCGGTTGGGCCCAGACCCAGTTCAGATACGGTGCCTCAGTAGAGGACTCGCACGTGAAATTGCAATATGACCTCTACTATGTCAAGCATCTGTCGATGCGATTGGATACGCGCATTCTGCTTGAGACGGTGCGAGTTATTCTCCTGGGCGAAGGCGCTCGATGA
- a CDS encoding polysaccharide deacetylase family protein has product MIRQGITKLRQAARRIKGRFIRQPLILLYHRVADLQLDPQLLSVTPEHFEQHLEILQKQAHPMRLEDMVRAWRENKLPQRAVAVTFDDGYADNLISGGPLLRRHSIPATFFVATGYLGHDREFWWDEVERLFLQPGTLPQELSLTVNGRAHRWYLGDAAEYSQDAYRRHRVWNVIRPENPTPRHEVYRSLCQLLHPLPDQEQRTVFKTLEVWANRVSPGRPAYRVLTPDEVRQATKDGLVEAGSHTVTHPVLSALPVSMQREEIERSKSRLEELLGHPVRSFAYPYGTRSDYTTQTISLVREAGYEYACSNFEGLVRPDTDPWQLPRFLVRDWDGDEFDRQLVRWYGA; this is encoded by the coding sequence ATGATTAGACAGGGAATCACAAAGTTGCGACAGGCCGCTCGGCGGATTAAAGGCCGATTCATTCGGCAGCCTCTCATTCTGCTGTACCATCGTGTCGCCGATTTACAATTGGATCCTCAGTTGTTGAGCGTGACTCCCGAGCACTTTGAACAACACCTCGAGATTCTGCAGAAGCAGGCACATCCTATGAGGCTCGAAGACATGGTTCGAGCCTGGCGAGAGAACAAACTGCCACAGCGGGCGGTAGCGGTCACATTTGACGACGGATATGCAGACAACCTGATCAGTGGCGGACCCTTACTCAGGCGTCATAGTATCCCCGCGACCTTCTTCGTCGCCACCGGATATCTTGGACATGACCGGGAATTCTGGTGGGACGAAGTTGAACGACTGTTCTTGCAGCCGGGAACCTTGCCCCAAGAGCTTTCCCTTACCGTCAACGGACGCGCGCATCGGTGGTATCTAGGCGATGCGGCCGAGTATAGCCAGGATGCGTATCGGCGGCATCGCGTTTGGAATGTGATCCGACCGGAGAATCCCACTCCACGGCACGAAGTGTATCGGTCTCTTTGCCAACTCCTACACCCCTTGCCAGATCAGGAGCAGCGAACAGTGTTCAAGACGCTGGAAGTCTGGGCAAATAGGGTGTCACCCGGTCGCCCTGCGTATCGTGTCCTCACTCCCGACGAGGTCCGTCAGGCGACCAAAGACGGGCTTGTGGAGGCGGGCTCCCACACAGTGACGCATCCGGTTCTTTCCGCGCTTCCGGTTTCGATGCAGCGAGAGGAGATAGAACGGAGCAAGAGTCGGCTGGAGGAACTCTTAGGACATCCGGTACGAAGCTTTGCCTATCCGTACGGAACACGTTCGGATTACACAACTCAGACCATAAGTCTGGTACGGGAAGCTGGATATGAATATGCCTGCTCCAATTTCGAAGGTCTTGTGCGGCCAGACACTGATCCCTGGCAGTTGCCCCGCTTTTTAGTCCGTGATTGGGATGGAGATGAGTTCGATCGCCAGCTTGTTCGATGGTACGGCGCGTGA
- a CDS encoding ABC transporter ATP-binding protein has product MDTIAIRVEHLSKQYHIKSANDWHDRLGDKLADGLWSMWRGNKQLHLGQKSFWALKDICFEVKQGEVIGFVGGNGAGKSTLLKILSRITEPTEGRARVYGRMGSLLEVGTGFVGDLSGRENVYLSGAILGMKKSEIDRRFDEIVEFSGVEEFIDDPVKHYSSGMYVRLGFSVAAHLRPEILVVDEVLAVGDAMFQQKCLGKMGDVAKEGRTVLFVSHNMAAMQGLCSQCYMLKSGRLVAQGAPRAVIEEYMAGAASGQLTQLGERQDRQGNGEIRIEDVSICDGKGSPIDEALSGQDITIPVSYRSRDNKPISRLDMHITFYTTLGQFMFNCSSEASGHPFEALPPMGRVFCHIPELPLAPGRYVFNLYSTVGGVMADWVTQAGSLNVVGGDFFGTGQLKTHDEGFLVKHKWTVGSAC; this is encoded by the coding sequence ATGGACACTATCGCCATCCGCGTGGAGCATCTCTCGAAGCAGTATCACATAAAGTCAGCAAATGACTGGCATGACAGGCTGGGTGATAAACTTGCGGATGGTCTGTGGTCTATGTGGAGGGGTAATAAACAGCTGCATCTTGGTCAGAAGAGTTTCTGGGCGTTGAAAGACATCTGCTTTGAGGTCAAGCAAGGTGAGGTCATAGGTTTCGTTGGTGGCAACGGAGCCGGCAAGAGCACCTTGCTGAAAATCTTGTCCCGGATCACGGAGCCGACTGAGGGGAGAGCTCGGGTGTACGGCCGGATGGGTTCTCTCCTCGAAGTCGGCACCGGCTTCGTGGGCGACCTCAGTGGGCGAGAGAATGTCTATCTAAGCGGCGCCATTTTAGGAATGAAAAAGTCGGAAATTGATCGGAGATTCGATGAGATCGTCGAGTTCTCAGGGGTGGAGGAGTTCATTGACGATCCAGTCAAGCATTACTCAAGCGGAATGTATGTCCGCCTGGGCTTTTCGGTGGCGGCACATCTGAGACCTGAAATTCTCGTGGTGGATGAGGTGCTGGCGGTCGGCGACGCAATGTTTCAACAGAAGTGCCTGGGCAAGATGGGAGATGTGGCGAAAGAAGGACGAACGGTATTGTTTGTCAGCCATAACATGGCCGCGATGCAGGGGCTCTGCTCTCAGTGTTACATGTTGAAGAGCGGCAGGCTGGTTGCACAGGGGGCTCCGCGCGCGGTGATCGAGGAATACATGGCAGGCGCTGCGTCGGGCCAACTGACGCAACTGGGAGAACGGCAGGATCGCCAAGGCAACGGCGAGATTCGGATCGAGGATGTCTCGATCTGTGACGGAAAAGGTTCCCCGATCGATGAAGCTCTTTCCGGTCAAGACATCACCATTCCAGTGTCCTACCGGTCACGCGACAACAAGCCGATCTCTCGATTGGATATGCACATCACCTTCTATACGACATTGGGTCAATTTATGTTCAATTGTTCGAGCGAGGCCAGTGGGCATCCGTTCGAAGCGCTCCCTCCGATGGGGCGGGTGTTCTGCCATATTCCTGAGTTGCCGCTCGCACCGGGTCGGTACGTGTTCAATTTGTACTCAACCGTGGGAGGGGTCATGGCTGATTGGGTGACGCAGGCGGGATCGCTCAATGTCGTAGGAGGCGACTTCTTCGGTACGGGCCAGTTGAAGACCCATGATGAGGGATTCCTGGTCAAGCACAAGTGGACAGTGGGTTCCGCTTGCTAG
- a CDS encoding DUF3473 domain-containing protein, with the protein MNVSEGNLVHCLSFDVEEHFQVSAFESPARRSQWEQCESRVHKNTDKILELLASQQVRATFFVLGWVAERYPVIVRSISAAGHEVASHGYGHELITSQTPATFRNDIRKAKIILEDILGRRIYGYRAPSFSITRSTVWALPILVEEGHVYDSSVFPIVHDRYGMPEAQPACHELETAVGRLWEVPPSTISVLGLRVPVAGGGYFRLFPYGILRNCLRRIEQMGQPLVMYLHPWEFDVTQPRMKGPLLSRFRHYVNLDKTEGRLIRLLRDFRFAPICETITPVAQICRQHIASLPAHRSCEVPQGT; encoded by the coding sequence ATGAATGTTTCAGAGGGAAATCTCGTGCATTGTCTCTCGTTCGATGTGGAAGAGCACTTCCAGGTTTCAGCTTTTGAATCTCCGGCCAGACGGAGCCAATGGGAACAGTGCGAAAGTCGCGTTCACAAAAATACGGATAAGATCCTTGAACTGCTTGCGAGTCAGCAGGTTCGCGCGACCTTTTTCGTGTTGGGGTGGGTGGCGGAGCGTTATCCGGTAATTGTCAGAAGCATTTCCGCCGCAGGGCATGAAGTGGCATCCCATGGTTATGGACACGAATTGATTACGTCCCAGACTCCTGCGACCTTTCGGAATGACATCCGCAAGGCCAAGATCATTCTGGAGGATATCTTGGGCCGACGCATTTATGGATATCGCGCCCCGAGCTTTTCAATTACGAGGAGTACGGTATGGGCGTTACCCATTCTGGTAGAGGAGGGACATGTCTACGATTCAAGCGTGTTCCCAATCGTGCACGATAGATATGGGATGCCCGAGGCACAACCTGCCTGTCACGAGCTGGAGACGGCTGTCGGACGTTTGTGGGAGGTTCCTCCGTCGACGATCAGTGTGCTCGGATTGAGAGTTCCAGTCGCAGGAGGGGGATATTTCCGCCTGTTTCCATATGGGATCTTGAGGAATTGCTTGAGACGGATCGAGCAAATGGGACAGCCGCTGGTCATGTATCTGCATCCGTGGGAATTTGATGTCACCCAGCCGAGAATGAAGGGACCGCTGTTGTCACGATTCCGCCATTACGTCAATCTTGACAAGACGGAGGGGCGGCTGATTCGACTTCTCAGGGATTTCCGCTTTGCCCCAATATGCGAGACGATCACACCTGTCGCCCAAATATGCCGCCAACATATCGCGTCATTGCCGGCCCATCGTTCGTGCGAGGTTCCGCAAGGGACGTAA